A region of the Flintibacter sp. KGMB00164 genome:
ACATAAAAAGTGCGTTCATCATCCACATTTGGCACTGAGTTGCCAGCTTTTTATCCAGCACAGTCATGTAAGACGAAAACGAAGCATACTCGTCAAATACAGCAAACAAAGGCGACCGATCAGGATTATTCAACAATCTACTTTCAATTTCCTCACTAAACGCACGAAGTCCATCAGCACATTGTTCATGTGCATAATATCGAGCGTTTGGAATATCTCGCAAGTAGCGAAAATCATCGGAAGCCTTGAAGTCTATGAGATAAAGGCGCGTAGACCGGGGCATGTACTTATAGACCTTCGCTAGCATGAGCATGAGGTGATAGCTCTTTCCTGAGCCACTATTTCCCCCCACAAGCCAGTGATGCTGTGTGCTGCCGCTGGTATCCCATCCAATAAAGGATGAAACGCCAGATTTACATAGCTTGGCATCAAGGAAAACAGGAATGACAGGCAACGTGTCAAAAGTCCCTATCATAAATTTCACCCATTTTGAGCTGCCGATTGATTCTAGCGCGACGACGAGCCTCAATTTTGTCTTTCGCACTTTCAGAATACAGGATGACTTCCAGGATTAAAAAATTCCCGGTGTTTTTTAGGTCATATACGACAGGGGGATGTCCGTCCCTGATCAGAAGCGGATACCGAGGGGCATACTTGTTAAACTGACGCTGTAAGTCTCTCAAAATATTATCAAGTTGACTACTCTCCAAAGCGTCAGTGTAGTCAATCTCAAACTGATGCACCATTACTGTTGGGCCGTCCTGATAAAAGGGTTTCTCACGGCTGCTCTCAATGCTAAATTCATCTCGCGGACGAATGAGGGATGTATTCTCAGAAGTGTCCAGCACCGCATGATAGGCCAAGGAACGGAGTTCAGAATGTGCCTCTTTTGCGTCCTCCTCAGCCATAATCAGGTCAACCTCATTGACATCTTCCTGGGCACTCTCGGCAGGATGCAGCAGCGCATATAGACCAGCTCCCGCAATATACACGGCCAAGATCACCCACCAAAAGCAATACGCAAGATAGAGCAGGCCAAGTGTTCCCGCCACACAAGCGACAACCAGGAGAGCCAGCAAACCGCAATACGCAGCGATCTGTTTGCCGTTGCGATCTTCAATACCCATGGCAATGTTTTCGCCGCAGGCATTGAAAGCGCCTACAATCACTGATAAAATGACGGAAAGTAGTCTGAGCATGTAGTTCTCCTCCAATAAAGGAGCGGCAGCCCCAGCAGTAGACAGCCGAAGCTGCCGCCATTTTGTGAATCACTTAGGTGATACGGCCTTAACAGCCTCAATGCGCCCCTTGCGGTTAAAGCTCAGTTCCAGCACCATACCGGGAGCCAAAGCCGGAAGTTCCAGTCCTTCACGCACGAAGAACTTGTCGCAGGCCTTTCCAGTAACACCTTCTTCGGCAAACGCCGCAAAGATTTGGGTACCTTTGATCTCCGTGCCATCGGTGCTGGTAAAATCAAGAAATCGCTCTCCAAGTACATCGATTCTCATAAGAAATCCTCCTATCAATTCGTGTGGTGAGACAGTCGTACGCCCTGCCCATTTCCGCAAAGTCAGGTTCCTGACAATAGATATTAAACCACAAAAGAGGTGGGCTATTCGGAGCAAAGTCCCTACTTTTTTCAACAGCTTTTATTGTAAATTTATCCGATTTTAATTGAACAGATGTAGTATCATTTACTGTATTTTATTTAGGAGGAATAAAATGTTTATTTCATTGAAGAATTGCGCCGCAATGTTAAATGATATTGAAAGTGATCGGGCCATTATAGGAAAGATTCTCCTAGAAAAGGAACGTCAAAAACTGAGTTATTCCGATTTGGTACGGAAGTTAAAGCGCAAAGGCTCCCATTGGACTGAGCTATTTAACGGTGCTGTTCCACCGCTTGCTGACAAACTCAAACAGTCCTTGCATGCAAAAAAACTTGATGACGAGTTAAGAAAAGAATTGTGCAGTGTATTAGATATTGATATAGATAATCAACTGCACCGAATTGAAGGATACCGATATAATCAGCGGTTTGGCTCTCAGTTACCACGTGGAGGTAGACCATCTGCAAAAATGCAGGAGGAGAAAAGTAGACAATGTGAAGTCATAAAAGAAAATGTTGAGGCAACCGATTCAACAACCATAGAAGAAGCACTCTTACATAGCGGTGAGATCTATTATGAAGATGAATGGATTGACCGAGACACATATGAAATGCTGATTGAGGAGGCCAAGGAAAAAGAGCTGATTGAAAAAATCCTGTTAATTCACGAGCAAGAGCCAGCTATCCTCGAAGAATTTTTAGCACAGTTTGAGTTTGTAGACGATACACCCTAAGTAAAAAGACCAGGTTACCGGATATTAAATCCAGCAGCCTGGTCTTTTCTTGTCAATTATTTTAACTTTCGTAGTAAATCATAGATTTCTTTACCAACTTCAAGTTTATCGGTGTTATCTGTCAATTCTGCAAGTTGTTCTATGACTTCTAAGCCTTCTGCAATAATTTCTTGGTTTTCTGACCCAAAATCATCCGCAACGTTAAGTTCAAATAACATTTCGTGAATCTTGTCACTGTCTGTGGCCGCATAGCCAATTTCCAAGATTCCGCGTGCTGCTTCATAATCTCCATCACTGATGCCCATTTCTGCTAAACTTATATATATCGCATCTTTGTCCGGCATTTCCGTTAATAATGCCTCATAAAGCCGTTCAGCGGTGTACATATCTCCGCTTTTATACGCTTCCTCAGCTTCTGACAAACGCTCCCACATCGTCCCAGCTTCTATCTGATTTGACGGATTAGCAGATGTATCGGTTTGAAGTATAGAACTGTGTTCAGCATTTTGTTTGTTGGAAAAGCTATTTCGCAACAATGGAATTGCAACAACAACCAGGAGACAAAGAGCAATTACAACCGGACACGCTTGAAATGAACGTTTTTTTGACGCAGAAGCAAATATTGAAGGTGGTATTGGCTGATCAGAAACAGGTGAGCCACAGTTAGGGCAAAATTGTTTTTTATCGTTGCCTAAATTAGTACCACACTGTTGACAAAACATATTACTTACATGGCCTTTCTAAGTTTATTCTGAAACTTTTACAAGTCCAGAGATATCTGTTACAGCAAAATACATCTTAGCACTATTTTGAAAATAATTCTCTGGACTGCTCCCAACTTGCTCCGCATCTAGTCGGAATACAAAGTAAGGGGTTGGGTCAAATTTTTTGGATAAATTCTCGATTGAAATTACAGGATATGACTCAAACCCATTAACAGTAAGTTGTTTTGCCGAAAAGGTTCCCCAACCCGGAACGCTTAACATCGGCACACCTTTTACTACCAAATTAGAAAAATTGTAAGAGCGATCTTGTTTATAAATAACTACTCCACCATATACACTAACTTGAACGTCAGTCCAATACATATAATTATCTATATCTGTATAAAGTTCCGGGTATTTTGTGCCATCCAGGGGATGGCAAACTCCGACCTTGAGATATTGAGCATAATTATCCATTGTAAGAGGTATTCCGATATTCTCTCCGCACATTGTGCATTTTCCGTTGCTATCCAGGGTATGCTCTAATGTATCACCTGTCGTTTTGCCGCAAACCGAGCATGTCTGAGGTGTTACACAAGTCGCGTCAACCCAAGCATGGGGAAGCGGTTCTCCCTCTGTTTTCTTGCAGACAGAACAGGTTTTCGGTGCAGAACACGTTGCTTCAATCCAATCGTGCGGAATTGTCTCACCCTTTGTCGTTCCGCATTTTTCACAGGTGGCAGGTACGGTGCAAGTTGCCTCGCTCCACTTGTGGAGGCAAATTACTCCACTAAAAACCAGTAGCGCAAATACTCCTAAAACTGCAACTATAATTCCTATAATTACTCCCTTTTTCCTCACTTTTCACACCCCATATTTATCAATCATTTTGAGATTTCCCGCAGTTTGGGCAGAATTTTGCTCCTTCTTCGATTGTATATCCACAAAATCTACAAGATAATCCCGCTGAGGCCAAAGCACGTCCACACTGTAAGCAAAACTTAGCTCCTTGTTCATTTATTTGACCGCAAGAACAAGTTACTGTATTACTTGAGAGAGAACCATTTTCTCCTGAGAGTACACGGGCTTTTTCTGCTTCTAGCTCCTCAATGGCCCCCTGGTAGCGTGTGATTTCGCGCTGCAATTCGGAAATATTCTTACAGGCTTCTTCAATACGTCGGCAATCTATTTCGCCATCATTATTTACCCAATAGCTAAATACAGAGTTGCCAAGTTCAAATGTTGCCTTATCTACGTTCGATTTTACAGCCTCAATTTTTGCCTTTAGCTTCCCAATCTCCAGATAAGTAGATGACTTTACACCTATAGTAACAATTCCTTTATCTAAGCTATTTCTCAATTTCTCTAGCATAGTTTTTTCCTCTCACTTCAACTAATATAAGGTACCCTTAAACGCTTCTATATTAGCATGCAATATGAGGAATTTTCCTCATATTAGCTAAAAGGAATTGTATGGGATAATGGACAAAAAGTCAAGGGGATGTGTCCATGATCTCTTTCGCCCCGCTTAGAAAACTGCTATTAGAACGAAACATATCAACCTATTATCTTCGGAATAAGTGCGGTGAGTATAATCTGGATAGTAAGACAATCCAAAGGCTGATGAATGATCAGTCTGTCTCTACCTATACTCTTAATTCACTTTGTAACATTCTGGGCTGTAATCTGACAGACATTATAGAGTTTTTCCCTGACCTAGAACACAAGGAGTAAAGACCTGGGGCGTAGCGCGGCACATAAGCCGAGTGCATTCCCTCAGGTCATTTTTGTTGTTCAGAGCGCAGCCATGCGTGATAGTATTAACTGGGTGGCCCGCCACGGGCGGAACCTGGGCAAGTGATAGAGCCGTAAGCAAGGCGGGGAATAAGGTGGGTACGCTCCTTCGCAATCCCCCGCCGGTTGGTGGTGGTTACTTGTGGCCTCGCTCCCGTAGGGATTGCTGTCGCTCTGACGCCCTGCGGGGCGTAGGACTAGAGGCGCAAAGAACAGACAAAAAAGAGGCCGGGGGCGGTATGCCCTCGGCCTCTGGTTGTATGTCAGGCTGTAACGGTGGCTGTGTAGCAAATGCGCTGGACATGGCCCGGTGCGGTGCGGTCTGCCCGTTCATAGTTCGCAGTTCGTACGGGTTTCATGATGTTGACCATCTGGCCGCCCACAGAACCGGCCTGCTTGCTGGTCAGGTCGCCGTTGTAGCCCTGCTTCAGGTTCACGCCTACCTCGCTGGCAGCCTCCATCTTGAACTTGTTCATGGCTTCGCGGGCGTTGGGGACCATAGTACTCTTGTTACTGGACATGATTCGTCTCTCCTTTTTTTCTGTCTGTTTGTTGTGGATGTTTGATTCGGATGGAACATCCGCATCTATCTTTGCCCAAACCAGCCTGGCTATGCGGAAAAGACGTTTCCTGATTTTGTTGTTTTTCCATGGCTTTCCATCGGTTAAAAAACGCACTGCTCCAGCACCGGCGGACAGGCCGATTGCTGGGGAGGCAGCAGGTTCATCACCGACACCTCGTAGGCGGTGCGCTCCTCACAGCGGTCGCCTAAATTTTTTGTGTACACCCGGCTCTGGAGCCGTCCCTCCAGCCCCAGCTTCTCCCCCACCTCCATCTGGCCGCACTGATAGGCCAGACTGCCCCAGGCAATGCAGGGCAGATAGTCTGAGCGGCCGTAGCGCCGGTTCACCGCCAGGATCATGTCGCAGATGGTGCGGCCCAGGGGGGTGCAGCGCAGACTGGGAGGCTTACACAGGGTGCCGGTACACACCAGGCGATTCTGGTCCTCCCCCTGCTCCAGCAGAAGCTCCCGGACAAAGACGCTGATGACCAGGCGGCTACCTACCCCGGTACGGTTGTTGAAGGTGCGCACCTCTCCCCTTACCGTCAGTTCATCCCCCCTCTCCAGCCAGCCGTGCTGTTCCAGCAGAGGGCGGGAGATTACCGCGTTCACCTGGTCGGCGGCGCCGGACAGGCGGCTGACCAGCACAGGGACGGTAAAAAAATCCACG
Encoded here:
- a CDS encoding FtsK/SpoIIIE domain-containing protein; translation: MIGTFDTLPVIPVFLDAKLCKSGVSSFIGWDTSGSTQHHWLVGGNSGSGKSYHLMLMLAKVYKYMPRSTRLYLIDFKASDDFRYLRDIPNARYYAHEQCADGLRAFSEEIESRLLNNPDRSPLFAVFDEYASFSSYMTVLDKKLATQCQMWMMNALFMSRSVGGYVTICTQRPDSSIMPSAGARDQMGVRVWWGRFSSVDAKQMLFGDWYKQIPEDYVGGVGRGIAYIDGKGLFEVISPQIRRMSHVKEAIRELVTR
- a CDS encoding zinc ribbon domain-containing protein; this encodes MFCQQCGTNLGNDKKQFCPNCGSPVSDQPIPPSIFASASKKRSFQACPVVIALCLLVVVAIPLLRNSFSNKQNAEHSSILQTDTSANPSNQIEAGTMWERLSEAEEAYKSGDMYTAERLYEALLTEMPDKDAIYISLAEMGISDGDYEAARGILEIGYAATDSDKIHEMLFELNVADDFGSENQEIIAEGLEVIEQLAELTDNTDKLEVGKEIYDLLRKLK
- a CDS encoding helix-turn-helix transcriptional regulator: MISFAPLRKLLLERNISTYYLRNKCGEYNLDSKTIQRLMNDQSVSTYTLNSLCNILGCNLTDIIEFFPDLEHKE
- a CDS encoding single-stranded DNA-binding protein encodes the protein MKQTSPDVNRILLHGRAAQPPALSHHNHDVDFFTVPVLVSRLSGAADQVNAVISRPLLEQHGWLERGDELTVRGEVRTFNNRTGVGSRLVISVFVRELLLEQGEDQNRLVCTGTLCKPPSLRCTPLGRTICDMILAVNRRYGRSDYLPCIAWGSLAYQCGQMEVGEKLGLEGRLQSRVYTKNLGDRCEERTAYEVSVMNLLPPQQSACPPVLEQCVF
- a CDS encoding alpha/beta-type small acid-soluble spore protein, whose translation is MSSNKSTMVPNAREAMNKFKMEAASEVGVNLKQGYNGDLTSKQAGSVGGQMVNIMKPVRTANYERADRTAPGHVQRICYTATVTA
- a CDS encoding zinc ribbon domain-containing protein, coding for MLEKLRNSLDKGIVTIGVKSSTYLEIGKLKAKIEAVKSNVDKATFELGNSVFSYWVNNDGEIDCRRIEEACKNISELQREITRYQGAIEELEAEKARVLSGENGSLSSNTVTCSCGQINEQGAKFCLQCGRALASAGLSCRFCGYTIEEGAKFCPNCGKSQND